A DNA window from Acetilactobacillus jinshanensis contains the following coding sequences:
- a CDS encoding NAD(P)H-dependent oxidoreductase produces MKILVIQGSPDAKSYTHANALYYCKTAKKMQKDVKLVDLATDHFDPVLRYGYRQHMDDESYPNKMQELIKWADHLVFFFPVWWSAEPSILKGWIERVFTPGFAYHFEGLKSIPLLKGRTAEMFLTCHAPTFFYSLFGGVITRWKHFILGSCGIKLTRHLIMGSMDSAKDTLSRRITFMRKCSSELKHL; encoded by the coding sequence ATGAAAATTCTTGTTATTCAAGGCAGTCCAGACGCAAAGTCATATACTCACGCTAATGCCTTATACTATTGCAAAACCGCAAAGAAAATGCAGAAAGACGTTAAATTAGTCGATTTAGCTACTGATCATTTTGATCCTGTTTTAAGATATGGTTATCGTCAGCACATGGATGACGAAAGTTATCCGAATAAGATGCAAGAATTGATTAAATGGGCTGATCATTTAGTGTTCTTCTTCCCGGTCTGGTGGTCTGCTGAACCATCAATTTTAAAAGGATGGATTGAACGAGTTTTTACACCTGGCTTTGCTTATCATTTCGAGGGCTTAAAGTCAATCCCGTTATTGAAAGGGCGAACCGCTGAAATGTTTCTAACCTGTCACGCACCAACGTTCTTCTATAGCTTATTTGGCGGTGTAATCACCCGTTGGAAACACTTTATCTTAGGTTCATGTGGAATTAAGTTAACTCGTCACTTAATTATGGGGAGTATGGACTCTGCTAAGGACACGCTTTCAAGAAGGATTACCTTTATGAGAAAGTGTTCATCTGAATTAAAGCATTTATAG
- the yjeM gene encoding glutamate/gamma-aminobutyrate family transporter YjeM — protein MSNQKDKRISCWSLVLIIIATEFGFSNIITGYNQMSYASIIWYIITAIIYLFPLAMIFAEYSGSLRKDHGGFYSWLINSIGERGAFIGTFVWIGLILINLLQNVSGLGINISGLILGRDTSQSWHFGPFDGNEIEALMGIVLIILTTYFATKGFHKVAVTATIGGIISLSVIAIFIIASVIIFISNHGAFSQPIHGASSFIHSPNPQFQSPLAIVSFIIYAMFAYSGLEASSGFIDKLRSPRKDYPRAMMWVAGIMMVLYAVGMFVCGMGTNWKKVLGVKGVNLYNNGFAMFNHLGVGMAQAFGLSPSVGASLGQNLVRILSIGSLIPLLSLLTVGIYSPVKGLIAGSSKDLWPNKVAHFNKHGMPACAMWIECGIIVVALLFVSISGHNGQQFYQIIVDMGNVGAVVPYFFIVFGFVHFKKRHDLERPIVFFHSMRSVYTIVTILFVAMTIAVVFNVIMPIMQGQYSTAFWTVAGPLLFLVLSTVMYHYGIYHRARRMIADNVHYESQNH, from the coding sequence ATGTCGAATCAGAAAGACAAGCGAATTTCATGCTGGAGCCTAGTTCTGATTATTATTGCGACTGAATTCGGTTTCAGTAACATTATTACTGGTTATAACCAGATGAGTTATGCCAGCATTATTTGGTACATTATTACCGCGATTATTTACCTATTTCCATTGGCCATGATTTTTGCCGAATATAGTGGATCATTAAGAAAAGATCATGGTGGATTTTACAGTTGGTTAATCAATTCCATCGGTGAACGAGGTGCCTTTATCGGGACCTTCGTCTGGATTGGTTTAATTCTAATCAACTTGTTACAAAACGTTTCTGGCTTAGGAATTAACATTTCTGGTTTAATCCTGGGCCGTGATACTTCGCAAAGCTGGCACTTTGGTCCCTTTGATGGGAACGAAATTGAAGCCCTGATGGGAATCGTTTTAATCATTTTAACGACCTACTTCGCTACCAAGGGCTTCCATAAGGTTGCCGTTACCGCCACGATCGGTGGGATCATCTCACTTAGTGTGATCGCTATTTTCATTATTGCTTCCGTTATTATCTTTATTTCTAACCATGGGGCCTTTTCACAGCCAATCCACGGTGCTTCATCATTTATTCATTCACCGAATCCGCAATTCCAGTCACCATTAGCCATCGTATCGTTCATTATTTACGCAATGTTTGCATACAGTGGCTTAGAAGCATCCAGTGGTTTCATTGATAAATTAAGAAGCCCACGTAAAGATTATCCCCGCGCTATGATGTGGGTCGCCGGCATTATGATGGTACTCTATGCCGTTGGTATGTTCGTCTGTGGTATGGGTACCAACTGGAAGAAAGTCTTAGGCGTTAAAGGCGTTAACCTTTATAACAATGGTTTCGCAATGTTCAACCACTTAGGTGTTGGCATGGCCCAAGCCTTTGGCTTATCACCATCCGTTGGTGCTTCATTAGGTCAGAACCTAGTTCGAATCCTTTCAATCGGTTCTTTAATTCCACTGTTAAGTCTATTGACCGTTGGAATTTACTCACCAGTTAAAGGTTTGATTGCCGGATCATCAAAAGACCTCTGGCCAAACAAAGTTGCCCACTTTAATAAACACGGGATGCCAGCATGCGCAATGTGGATTGAATGTGGCATCATCGTAGTTGCTCTGTTATTCGTATCCATTTCTGGTCATAATGGTCAGCAGTTCTACCAGATCATCGTTGATATGGGTAACGTTGGTGCCGTCGTTCCTTACTTCTTTATCGTCTTTGGTTTCGTCCACTTCAAGAAGCGTCACGATCTTGAAAGACCTATCGTATTCTTCCACAGTATGCGTTCTGTTTATACCATCGTTACCATTCTATTTGTTGCCATGACGATCGCCGTTGTATTCAACGTCATCATGCCAATTATGCAAGGTCAGTACTCTACCGCATTCTGGACGGTCGCCGGTCCATTACTCTTCTTGGTTCTTTCAACCGTAATGTATCATTACGGGATTTACCATCGTGCTAGAAGAATGATTGCCGACAACGTTCACTATGAATCCCAAAATCATTAA
- a CDS encoding NADPH-dependent FMN reductase encodes MTKHVAIILGSTRPTRISPEIAKWAQNILNQGSIQYDIIDLKKVNLPFLDEEEMPMTGKYHKQHTLQWSKTIKSYDGIIFLFPQYNWGYPAVLKNAIDYLGKEWQNKPVSCITYGFHGGAQSYASMLLVMSCLKMKRMAVNPSISISQRMFNGSSFIDIDKDLKPYVNDIKLLHMNFVNILE; translated from the coding sequence ATGACTAAACACGTTGCAATTATTTTAGGTTCAACCCGGCCAACAAGAATTAGCCCAGAAATCGCTAAATGGGCACAAAACATTTTGAACCAGGGATCCATTCAGTATGACATTATTGATCTAAAGAAAGTTAATCTGCCATTCTTGGATGAAGAAGAAATGCCGATGACCGGTAAATATCATAAACAGCATACTCTTCAGTGGAGCAAGACGATTAAATCATACGATGGGATTATCTTCTTATTCCCACAGTACAACTGGGGCTATCCTGCAGTTTTGAAGAACGCCATCGATTACTTGGGCAAAGAATGGCAAAATAAGCCGGTTAGTTGCATTACCTATGGCTTTCACGGTGGTGCTCAGTCGTATGCTTCAATGCTCTTAGTCATGAGTTGCTTAAAGATGAAACGAATGGCTGTTAATCCATCAATCTCCATTAGTCAAAGAATGTTTAATGGAAGTAGCTTTATCGATATCGATAAGGATCTAAAACCTTATGTTAATGACATTAAATTACTCCATATGAATTTTGTGAATATTTTGGAATAA
- a CDS encoding transporter substrate-binding domain-containing protein — MLLGVFGTGAILTACGAQSTASSELVHPHHLTIGMEAMLPPYSYRSTGGHVKGFDVDLSHAISKQLKLKTNVKTTKWSGLIAGLGSHKFDGVIDNITYTPERAKSFNFSKPYAYSPYMLMVNKKYPINNVHQLKGKTFMEGVGTDNQFVARKWGAHTKPATSFAEIMLAVKEGRVQGTIDSVQAWKAYAKSNNTSKIKAYPIPESTQAPAKISVLFNKHDPALQKKVNKVLAKLRKNGTLRRLSEKYFHTNITVKKQQM; from the coding sequence GTGCTTTTAGGTGTATTCGGCACGGGTGCTATTTTAACAGCTTGTGGCGCTCAAAGTACAGCGAGTTCTGAATTAGTTCATCCCCATCATTTAACGATCGGGATGGAAGCCATGCTGCCGCCGTATTCCTACCGAAGTACTGGCGGTCACGTTAAAGGCTTTGATGTTGATCTAAGTCATGCGATTTCTAAACAGTTAAAGTTAAAGACGAACGTTAAAACCACGAAGTGGAGCGGCTTAATTGCTGGCTTAGGGAGCCATAAGTTTGATGGTGTGATTGATAATATTACGTATACTCCAGAACGAGCTAAATCGTTTAATTTCTCGAAACCGTACGCTTATTCACCGTACATGCTGATGGTCAATAAGAAGTACCCAATTAATAATGTTCATCAACTTAAAGGCAAGACGTTTATGGAAGGTGTCGGTACCGATAACCAGTTTGTAGCCCGTAAATGGGGTGCTCATACTAAACCAGCCACTAGTTTTGCCGAAATCATGCTAGCCGTTAAGGAAGGCCGTGTCCAAGGGACCATTGATTCCGTTCAGGCTTGGAAAGCTTACGCTAAGAGCAATAACACCAGTAAGATCAAAGCCTACCCAATTCCAGAATCAACTCAGGCACCCGCTAAGATTTCGGTTCTTTTTAACAAGCATGACCCGGCTTTACAGAAGAAGGTCAATAAAGTCTTAGCTAAGTTACGTAAGAACGGAACTTTGAGGCGCTTATCCGAAAAGTACTTCCATACGAACATTACCGTTAAGAAGCAGCAAATGTGA
- a CDS encoding heavy metal-binding domain-containing protein, whose amino-acid sequence MIISTTEHLPGHQYKVLGGVMGIVTMSPNVVSNLGASLKNLIGGEIGAYTKIVAKSRDRALNRMKSNAQKLGADAVVMMRFDSDSISRDMETVIAYGTAVKFTDK is encoded by the coding sequence ATGATCATTTCAACTACAGAACACTTACCTGGCCACCAGTATAAAGTTCTGGGTGGCGTCATGGGAATCGTTACGATGTCACCTAATGTCGTTAGTAATTTAGGTGCTAGCCTTAAGAATTTAATCGGTGGTGAGATTGGGGCTTATACTAAAATCGTTGCTAAATCACGTGATCGGGCTCTTAACCGCATGAAGAGTAATGCTCAGAAATTAGGCGCCGATGCGGTCGTTATGATGCGTTTTGACTCTGATTCCATTTCTCGTGATATGGAAACCGTGATTGCATATGGCACGGCCGTCAAATTTACGGATAAGTAA
- a CDS encoding Fur family transcriptional regulator — MTPKEIKAYQHSLKVLKGHHIRITPQRQLLLRYLICNHTHPSIDQIHKALSQQMSNMSVATLYNSLDLFNKLGLTISLPGKDNRVRFDYFGKPHFHAICKRCGKIFDIFDKNYPELNERLKKLAKDQADFDFAESKVEIFGLCSKCKKELSKKN, encoded by the coding sequence ATGACACCAAAAGAAATTAAAGCTTATCAACATTCTCTAAAGGTCTTAAAGGGGCACCACATTCGGATTACTCCGCAGCGTCAGTTACTGCTCAGATATTTAATCTGTAATCATACGCATCCAAGTATCGATCAGATTCATAAAGCTCTCAGCCAACAAATGTCCAACATGAGTGTCGCAACGCTCTATAATTCTCTGGACCTTTTCAATAAATTGGGCCTGACGATTTCTCTTCCTGGTAAGGATAATCGAGTTCGATTTGATTACTTCGGCAAACCTCACTTTCATGCCATTTGTAAACGATGCGGAAAAATCTTTGATATCTTTGATAAAAACTACCCAGAGTTAAACGAACGTTTAAAGAAATTGGCTAAGGATCAAGCTGATTTCGATTTTGCTGAGAGTAAAGTTGAGATCTTTGGATTATGCTCGAAATGTAAAAAAGAATTAAGCAAGAAAAATTAA
- the yjeM gene encoding glutamate/gamma-aminobutyrate family transporter YjeM produces the protein MDKGKKISLTALVLMILSTTFGFSNAPIAYEQMGYASIIWYIVGALAFFLPSSLMFAEYGSALKTKSGGYYNWIEAGIGSRWAFIGTFMWLSTWVISLIQAVPNLWVSASAGIFGRDTTQHWHFIGNLTSTQCLGIMSLAFVFVTTFIAIKGLDKITWATTIGGVLVIILPIVFCLLSILLIILNHGQLAQPISGVKSFLFSPNPQFKSTASIMSFVVYAIFSYAGVEAVSGVINHLKNPGKNFPRGVLISVVFTVLLYMICIILCGAVVNWKSVMGKSSVTIGNVAYVLMYNLGLSLGAALGWSTSLSAAVGHGLVIFSGIATVITGIGGYIVLLYSPLKSFMFGSNTKIWPKWILHLNKHGMPSRAMTIQGIIVCAVLFFISFGGNSAKELFQILTDMSNVASTAQYIPVILAFPFFKEVAHLDRPYVAFHSKFSTWCATIVVLFVLVFGVIFSFVQPLILHDYVDEFWAFVGPVAFIAFAWIFYDWRTSTKRSVE, from the coding sequence ATGGATAAAGGAAAAAAGATTTCATTAACCGCGTTAGTCCTAATGATTCTGTCCACGACGTTTGGCTTTAGTAACGCCCCAATCGCTTATGAACAGATGGGCTACGCGAGTATTATTTGGTACATTGTTGGTGCGTTGGCGTTCTTTCTACCGTCGTCGTTAATGTTTGCTGAATACGGCTCAGCATTAAAGACTAAGTCCGGTGGGTATTATAACTGGATTGAAGCCGGGATCGGTTCTCGCTGGGCCTTTATTGGTACGTTTATGTGGCTATCGACTTGGGTGATTTCGCTAATTCAAGCGGTGCCGAACCTTTGGGTATCAGCATCTGCCGGAATCTTCGGCCGTGATACTACTCAGCACTGGCATTTCATCGGTAATCTTACCAGTACACAGTGCCTAGGGATCATGTCACTGGCTTTTGTATTTGTTACGACGTTTATTGCTATTAAGGGCCTGGATAAGATTACCTGGGCTACGACAATCGGTGGTGTGTTAGTAATTATTCTACCCATCGTCTTTTGCTTACTCTCAATTCTATTAATTATTTTAAATCATGGTCAGTTGGCCCAGCCAATTTCGGGTGTCAAAAGCTTTTTATTCTCACCGAATCCGCAGTTTAAATCAACGGCTTCAATCATGTCATTCGTAGTTTACGCGATCTTTTCATATGCTGGTGTCGAAGCCGTCAGCGGTGTTATTAACCACTTAAAGAATCCCGGTAAAAACTTCCCACGTGGCGTTCTGATCTCGGTCGTGTTTACCGTTCTGCTGTACATGATCTGTATCATCCTTTGCGGAGCTGTCGTTAATTGGAAATCTGTAATGGGTAAAAGCAGCGTCACGATCGGTAACGTTGCGTACGTTTTAATGTATAACCTAGGTTTAAGTCTTGGTGCCGCCCTAGGCTGGTCAACGTCATTGTCAGCAGCCGTTGGACATGGCTTAGTAATCTTTTCCGGGATCGCGACGGTGATCACCGGGATTGGTGGTTACATCGTCCTATTGTACTCACCACTTAAATCCTTCATGTTTGGCTCCAACACTAAGATTTGGCCGAAATGGATCCTGCATTTAAATAAACATGGGATGCCAAGCCGTGCCATGACGATTCAAGGTATTATCGTTTGTGCTGTCTTATTCTTCATCTCATTCGGTGGTAACAGCGCTAAGGAACTGTTTCAGATCTTAACTGATATGTCGAACGTTGCTTCAACGGCACAGTACATCCCAGTTATTCTAGCCTTTCCGTTCTTCAAGGAAGTTGCTCATCTTGATCGACCATACGTGGCTTTCCATAGTAAATTCTCGACCTGGTGCGCAACGATCGTTGTTCTGTTCGTGCTGGTCTTTGGGGTTATCTTCAGCTTCGTTCAGCCATTAATCTTACACGATTATGTAGATGAATTCTGGGCATTCGTTGGGCCCGTTGCCTTCATTGCGTTTGCCTGGATCTTTTATGACTGGCGAACCAGTACCAAGCGTTCCGTTGAATAG
- a CDS encoding sulfite exporter TauE/SafE family protein, protein MHFALWQYLIMLPIGILGGIVSSSVGMASLVTYPALLYLGGIPPVTANVTNTSSMIFSGFGSIFSSLPELKGHVKETINALILTLIGGIGGVYALLAAPKKDFEFAVPWFILVSALLILWPKSKKAGQKKLIHSKKGMVIALTITFLIYGAYSSYFSAGAGVLALGILAFISTEPFPVYNAIRNVAALSANVISIVIFTLKTTVYWSIALPLGIGMMIGGYIGPVIVRYVPEKVMKLTVGILALGLSAYFFYTTY, encoded by the coding sequence ATGCATTTCGCGTTGTGGCAATATTTAATTATGTTGCCGATTGGTATCCTGGGCGGAATTGTTTCCAGCTCAGTTGGGATGGCCTCGTTAGTTACGTATCCCGCATTGCTTTACTTGGGTGGAATTCCTCCGGTAACCGCGAACGTTACTAACACGTCATCAATGATCTTCTCCGGTTTTGGATCGATTTTTTCGTCTTTACCTGAATTAAAAGGCCACGTTAAGGAAACCATCAATGCATTAATTTTGACGTTAATTGGTGGTATCGGTGGTGTTTATGCTTTATTAGCTGCACCTAAGAAAGATTTTGAATTTGCCGTGCCGTGGTTCATTTTAGTTAGTGCACTTTTGATCTTATGGCCCAAGAGTAAAAAGGCTGGCCAAAAGAAGTTAATTCACAGTAAAAAAGGCATGGTAATTGCACTTACCATTACGTTCTTAATCTACGGTGCTTACTCAAGTTACTTTTCAGCCGGTGCAGGTGTCTTAGCATTAGGAATCTTAGCATTTATTTCAACGGAACCATTCCCAGTTTATAATGCCATTCGTAACGTTGCCGCATTATCGGCTAACGTAATCAGTATCGTGATCTTTACTTTAAAGACGACGGTTTACTGGAGCATCGCGTTACCACTAGGGATTGGGATGATGATCGGTGGTTACATTGGACCGGTAATCGTCCGTTACGTTCCCGAAAAAGTGATGAAGTTGACCGTTGGAATCCTAGCTTTAGGCTTAAGTGCTTACTTCTTCTACACAACTTATTAA
- a CDS encoding universal stress protein: protein MTGLNLSKLFNKFVFQKVMVCLDGSDDSKLAFRYAVNKVRRVDYYQLILCSIMEIKHYGDTFHSTFDKLSSYDAYNKKEKLIDRLKRYKKIAEKAGVRHVKLIIDSGNPSEVIVKDIIPEVQPDLLVVGSRAKKGAKHHLGSQAAYITRYANVPVMVVR, encoded by the coding sequence ATGACCGGTTTAAATTTAAGTAAGCTCTTTAATAAATTTGTCTTTCAAAAGGTCATGGTTTGCCTAGATGGCTCAGATGATTCTAAATTAGCGTTCCGTTACGCCGTTAATAAGGTCCGCCGGGTGGATTATTACCAATTAATTCTGTGTTCAATCATGGAAATTAAGCATTATGGGGACACTTTTCACAGTACTTTTGATAAGCTATCTTCATACGACGCTTACAATAAAAAGGAAAAATTAATTGATCGCCTCAAGCGCTACAAAAAGATCGCTGAAAAAGCGGGTGTCAGACATGTAAAATTAATCATTGATTCTGGTAACCCAAGTGAAGTAATTGTCAAAGACATCATCCCAGAAGTTCAACCCGATTTATTGGTCGTCGGTTCCAGAGCTAAAAAAGGTGCCAAGCACCATTTAGGCAGTCAAGCTGCATACATAACCCGATACGCTAACGTTCCCGTAATGGTGGTTCGTTAG